Within the Pseudobythopirellula maris genome, the region CGGCGGCGTCGATCCGAGAGATCGCCTCGCGGTAGTCGGCAACCGGCTCGGCGCCGGTTTTTTCCGCCAACGCGGCGCGGGCCTCGGCCGAGGGGTCGGCCACTGCCACGAGCTCAACACCGTCGAGCTGCGAGGCGATGTTGGCGTGGTAGCCGCCGAGCTTGCCGGCGCCGATCACCAGCAGCCGCAGGGGTTGTTCGCTATTGGAAGTGGGGTTGCTCACGCCGCTCTCCTGACTGCTTCGCGTCCGCGTCCGTGACGGCCCTCGGCCTGGTTGCCGATAAAGGCCAACAGCCGGGAGACCGGCTCGACGATCTGATCGGCGCCGCGCAGCACCTCGGTGGCCGGCTGCACGCCCACCTTCGCCCGGTAGAGCAGCCGGTGAGCCTCGGCGAGACAGTCGATCTCGCGTGGCGAGAAGTTGTTGCGCTTCAGCGCGACGATGTTGATGCACCGCGGCCGCGCCGGGGTCCCCTCGCTGAGCATGTAGGGGGGCACGTCGTGCAGCACGCGGGAGAGTCCCCCCACGAAGCTGAAGCTGCCGATCGTCGAGTAGTGGTGCACCGCCACGGCGCCCGAGATCGAGGCGTGGTCCATCACGTGGACGTGGCCGCCGAGCATCGTGCCATTGGCGATGATGATGTGGTCGCCGAGCTTGCAGTCGTGCGCCACGTGGCTCGTGGCCATCAGGAAGTTGTGGTTCCCGAGCCGGGTGACGCCGTCTTCCTTCTCGCTGGCGCGGTTGATCGTGACCCCTTCGCGGATCACGTTGCCGTCGCCGATCTCCACGAGCGTGGGGGCGCCGCCGTAGCTGACGTCCTGGGGCTCGCCGCCGATCACGCTGTTCGCGTAAACGGTGTTCTCACGGCCTAGGGTCACTCGGCCCATGAGCGTGACGGAATTCAGCAGCCGCGTGCCGCGGCCGATTTTTGCGCCCGGCCCGACGGTGCAGAAGGGTCCGATCTCGACGTCCTCGTCGATCTCGGCCTTGGGGTCGACCCAGGCGTTCGCTGCGATCTTGGTCGCCATCCCACGTTCTCCTCGGCGGGAAGGGAGGGTCCGTACTGTGCCAATTGGCTCAGGCCGACATCCTGTCGGACTGTGTGTCTTGGTGCGAGGCGAGCAGCGTCTCGACCAGGTCGCCGTTGAGGCGGTGGCCGCTGCAGCACGCGACGATGTGACCAGCGATCGG harbors:
- the lpxA gene encoding acyl-ACP--UDP-N-acetylglucosamine O-acyltransferase, with the protein product MATKIAANAWVDPKAEIDEDVEIGPFCTVGPGAKIGRGTRLLNSVTLMGRVTLGRENTVYANSVIGGEPQDVSYGGAPTLVEIGDGNVIREGVTINRASEKEDGVTRLGNHNFLMATSHVAHDCKLGDHIIIANGTMLGGHVHVMDHASISGAVAVHHYSTIGSFSFVGGLSRVLHDVPPYMLSEGTPARPRCINIVALKRNNFSPREIDCLAEAHRLLYRAKVGVQPATEVLRGADQIVEPVSRLLAFIGNQAEGRHGRGREAVRRAA